The sequence TTCTGAATTGTTCTAGATTTGGTTGGGGGTTTTTGTTTTTAGGTGGATCTCAAGTTGAAGATATGTAGAGGTTCATCAATTCGAAAAATATTAGTTAGAGAAGCAAAATCTTACTCAGCAACAAACATTATAGTTGGGGCAGCCAGAACTCACCATACAATCCGGTCACCGACATCAGTAGCCAAGTATTGCGCCAAAAAGCTATCAAAGGATTGTTTAGTTCTTGCTGTCCATAATGGGAAAGTTGTGTTTCAAAAAGAAGGTTCTACAGCTAAAACTGGTGATTCACATGGTTGGTTCTATCATCTTAATTGAGCTATTGAATAGAAATTTCTAGCTTGTAAGTACAATTAATTGGCATGTGATTGTTGCAGGAAGTGAAGATGATCAGCGGAAGGGATTCGTCAATATATTTCATAGATCAATTTCACTGAGTAAGAATTCTAAAGTAATAAGTGAAAGTGGTATTAATGAAGCCCCAAAGTATGTCGTTGGTGAGGGTAATGAGCAAACTTTCCATCAGGCCTTAGTAAAGGCCCGTCCTAATAGTCTGGGGAGTATCATGAAACAGAATTGCACAGTTTGTGGAGCAGTTGGTAATTCTCTAGATGAATCTTGTAACCAATCTGCAGAAAAGTCTTCTGGTGATAATGGTGGTGATAACAAGTCTTTAGCTCTAGTGCCGGTATCAAAGGTAGAGGGGCGGTCTAGTTCATTTCGTTCGTTAATTGCACAAGTGCCTGAACTGAAGCCTGGTTGGCCTTTACTTCGCCGCGCCATCTTACCCGGCGGACAAGCATCTGATAGGTCCTCATTGAGGCAGATCTCAGTGGTTCAGTGGGCAATGAGGTTGCCTAGCAGGCAACTCTCATCATCCATCTCCAATTTGGACCACAAACAGAACGGTGAAGGTCAGCCCAGTTTAGATGGTGAGAGTGGAGCAATTGTTGCTGTTGGTACAGACGCACTTACAATTCCACCTTCTCCTGATCATAATGCAAAGCTACCAATAGAACTGGAGGGTTTTCATGAAAAGTACTCTGCCACTTGCAGATTGTTTCAGTACCAAGAACTCCTCTCTGCTACATCTAATTTCTTGGCtggtttgttttctatttcaaattaatttttgaagaaatttgcttcaatttcaatttctgcttgcgattatttaattttttctttttcttctttctgtaTATCAGAATATTTGGTTGGGAAAGGAGGCAGCAGTCAGGTTTATAAAGGTTGCCTTCCTGATGGCAAGGAACTTGCTGTGAAGATCTTAAAGCCATCTGAAGATGTTTTGAAGGAATTTGTTTTAGAAATTGAGATTATTACTACCTTAAATCACAAGAACATCATTTCTCTTTTGGGGTTTTGTTTTGAGTACAACAAACTTCTCCTAGTTTACGATTTCCTGTCAAGAGGAAGTCTGGAAGAGAACCTCCATGGTACATTTATTAACAGATGTCCTGGGTTTAAGTTTTGCTTTGGATCCTACCTCTGACATGTCTTCTCATTTTCAGGTAACAGAAAGGATCCCCTTGCATTTAATTGGTACGAAAGATACAAGGTGGCAGTAGGAGTAGCTGAGGCCTTAAATTACCTTCACACTGGCACTGCTCAACCTGTGATCCACAGGGATGTTAAATcttcaaatatattattatctgacGATTTTGAGCCACAGGTGATGCATATTCAGccttttagctttattttagTTTCACTAGCAGTTTTATTATCTGAATCTGGAAGTGCTGAAGCTTTCCTGTTTTCGTCAGCTTTCTGATTTTGGACTTGCTAAATGGGCATCAACCTCTTCATCTCACATAATTTGTACTGATGTTGCAGGAACATTTGGGTACGCACCTTTTACTCCCAAatcactatttttttttttcttgctgCTAACGTTAAATAGTGAAAATGAATCCATGAATATGATACACTACATATCATCTTGGGGAAGTACTAACTTGTCATTTAGTATTCGGTAATAGTATGTAAATTATTGTTGCAGTTACTTGGCTCCTGAGTACTTTATGTATGGCAAAGTAAACGAGAAAATCGATGTCTATGCATTTGGTGTTGTACTCCTTGAGCTTCTTTCGGGGAGAAAGCCAATAAGCAATGATCTTCCAAAAGGCCAAGAAAGCCTAGTTATGTGGGTATGTCCTCTGTTCTGGTTGAATTCAGATCAGTACTAACTTGGCACTACTAAGTACATCTTTGATTTTAtctctaaaaataattgaattaaccTGTCCAGGCAAAGCCAATTCTAGACGACGGCAAATTTTGCCAATTGCTAGACCCAAGCTTGGGTGATGACTATGATCAAGATCAGATGGAGAGGATGGTTTTAGCTGCCACTCTCTGCGTAAAACGTTCTCCACGAGCTAGGCCTCAAATGAGCCTTGTAAGTAATCTTTTCATCACTCCATTGTAGTTCCTGCTTTTTAGTTCTTATCATCATTCTTAGGCTGTCTAATACTCTGGGAAAATTGGCACAAGGAGAGGTCCTGTAGTGATAACTTGAACAGATAGGAAGTATATCAAATGTAAACCATTTTGCATTTTCCCTACTTATCTTGCATCAGGAAGTGTCTCAATTATAAACCGTTAACTTCTCAAATATATTCTTGCTTCTTTTTGTAACAAAACCTTTAAGACTTTAACTTTAGCTTCTGTTCTTGCTAATTAAAAGGTATTGAAGCTCCTCCACGGAGATGCTGAAGTGACAAAGTGGGCAAGGCTGCAAGTCAATAAAGTAGAAGAATCTGACATGCTGGATGATGAAACATGTCCACGGTCAAATATACAGTCTCATCTAAACCTTGCATTTCTTGATGTTGAGGATGACTCACTCTCCATTAGCAGCATTGAGCAAACAGTATCACTGGAGGACTATTTGCAAGGCAGGTGCAGCCGCTCATCGAGCTTTGACTAACAGGCGAAATGCTAGTAAAACATCTAAACAATCACTCACTCGCTGTGATTCTTTTGTATATTACTTTGGGTTTTTTTGCTCTTCTTTTGCTTTACTTACGTATATGTGTTACAGATAGGTGTTGGATGAGAGGTTGTTTGTGGTGTGCCCTCCTCCTCCCCTTAATAGTAGTCactaaaaaagagaaaaaaaaaaagtgtccCACTTGTTGGGACGTTTTTCCCTTGTTTTCCCTCAAATTTCAAGTGTCGGTGGCTGAATGAATGCAAGAGTGCAATATGTTGTAATAGACTAATAGTAGAACATGATTTCATTGTATTTGGAACATTCTGATCTGATTGAGTGGTGAGCCCCCCAGTAATCATAGCTCCAGTTGCCTAACAAAAGGCCTAATAAAGTATGATTCTTGCTTAGTATTGTTGATTTTGATGATTCTGAAGCCATTTTCTGGATCCCCCTTTTCCACTTACTAATTATAGCTCACAAAAAAATGCTTGTCCTGTTTCATTTGTTCCTTCTTCGCATGCAAAGATGCTAATGTGAATGGTCCATACGAGTCCTTGTACGTCATTCTCAACTAGTGGCGGTGCTTTCCCCTTCATGTCTTATCAGCATCGTGGAAAATTCATGCAAACAATTTCCATTAACCTCCACTTATTGACTCCTCGCTTTCCATGCCTTTGAGGTAATTTAGTAGTAATTAATCTCACCTCTATCTTCACCGACACATTTCCATGGCATGAAACACAGCCCTTGTTTGAAGGGCGAAAGATTTTATGAGAGTGAACGCATTGGGTACAAGGACCAACCAAATCTGTATCTGTACATAATCTTGAGTCAGCACCGGGGTATGAGAAAAGATGTGAcagaaacaattaaataatctaCTTATTtctaaagaaggaaaaagaaaaaaaaaaagaaatctcatCAACTCTTGTCTGTCCCTAAGcaattaatgataaaaatggGAGTAAATTggatgataaatttattttataacacgatatatgtaaaatactaaaagataagaataaTGAATGGGAATTGCAGCAAGGATCAAAAGAGAACTTAGAAGAAGCTCAATCAATTTGGATGCTTTCACTTAGAGCAAATGTTGACATAAACCAACAGCTCAGTTTGCTTCAGAGACCAGCATAGCATATAGATTCACCATTCAGCAGAGCATTCAATAGGACTATCCTGTCTCTGAACAGAATAAAAGTTTAGAATGAGTTTAACTCTGAAAATTGAGAAACTATACTGCAGTAATCACTGAAAGATAGTACTACctccattaattaattacaaaactCCTCTAGTTCAGTTTGAGGACTGAATCCAGCTAAAAGAACGTAACTAGAGATATATCACACTGCTAGAAACATTAACAGatcaaatttatttgatgatcTGAATAGAACAAATTACATGGCATATTACATATCATCGATGGATACACCTGCCTAATAGACACTCGAGCTCCTTTACTTCTTTCACCACCACCCACTTGGCAATGGCACTTCTGCTTCTGTTTCTGCACAACGTTATGCGAAAAGTTCCATCAACAACCCCACAAGCAGGCATCGCAAACCGGCAAGAAGGACACAAATGGCTATTCTTATGCCACTTAACAATGCAAGGCATCCTCGTAATCtcttctcaaattctttcaaacaaatagcaaattgcTCCACCCAATTACACGAAGAATAATCATAATGACGATCATCTCCGAAAACCACTTCATCCAATCCAAATCTTCAAAAACTTCCCTGTctcttttcaaagaaaagaaaaaggacttCTCTGTTGCATCGCCAGGCAACATTCTTTCCCATGCAACAACTGCTTCACGATTATATTCCTGGACCTATATAACCCGAAAGGACACAGTAATCAGGTATTAAACCCATTATTTCTGGGTCACAAACTATTGATTTTGCTTTGAAGAAGGGAGGTTTAACTTTTTGATGGATTTAAGGTTCATAGGGGTGGTGATAAAGGAAGGTAATCTACTTCGTAATTTAGGTTAAAGTGATGGAAAAGGAAGGAACAAGAATGTCTTCTTCTTGTTTGGGCTTGTGATATTGGTACAAAGAGGTTCACAGTTCAGTACTCATGGTTTCTCAGTTGAACACACTGCTTCCATGGTTTTGGGTGTCAGAAGGAGGAACaatctatataattttttttaaagaaaaatataaacctAAATGGTACGGATTGTAACAACACCTAATTATAAACACAAGTATAAAATTGCAAAatacaactaataaatatactaattattattgttgtatAATATATGCAAactataactaataaattagcttataattatactaattataataataataattatatataacatatttaCTTTGAGttacaaatgaaaaaaagagtatccaactttaaattttattaagttccagataattatttaactagtCATTTATCCAACATcgttaaattgataaatataatgtaataaagctgtcaatatttaatattaatttataaaattttaaaaaataataaaaaataattatatttaaattaattttttaaaatttaaaatcttattcatacaataatttaaaaattatttattaattaattttaatatcatataaattgatatatcaatataattagtcttactatttttaagaattaaaaatttattatataattagaaaaattaattttatattagatataatattagaaatataattaaaattattattttttaaatattatctattataaaaataatttattaattaatataaatttaaaatataactaaaatattatttttggaataaaattaattattatataattaataaattatttattaataaatataatattaaaatataattaatatgtttttaaGATTAcagttaatatttaattaaaaatataattttatgaattaataaattaatagatataaaattatttttaatttgaattctattttcaaaagtaaatatatatattaaaataaaaattttaaatgtctaaaattaatatatatatatatatatatatatatatatatatatatatgtatatataatattatattatataaatttatttacataatataagtttagtgaaaaattttatattaataaaaaagtattaaaattttacaaaagaattatttacttgtaaaagaaaaaaatagtattgCAAAACGTTAGGctcaatttttactttttttttcaaaacatCTATTTTATGAAGaaacatattatattaacagaaaaataaagtaacaattcacaaaaagaaaaaggattttagtttaattatttttagagaaaaaaagtcttaaaattaaaagcaaaTAGTAATAGAACTGAAATTGAAAACAGTGTTGACCAAGAAACCAGCGGACGACCACGACGACTAACACCAGTAACAAATCCAACTTGCATCGCAAAGGTCaatgtgaaaaagaaaaagataaaaaagctTAATTGTATATCACAGAAAaatcagaagaagaagaagaagaagaaacaatagtGCAATCAGCAATGGAAAATCGGTCAGGCTCATATTTTCACCAAACCAGGTATGGCCAATCTAACCATCATCATCATGTTATCCCCAATAGTTATGTCCACCACCACAACCACACCCACCACCAATCCAACTTTCAGCCTGCACCTCAACAATTCCGGCCTCCACAATCACAATTACCACCACCTCATCTTCCTCCGCATCCATTGCCACTACCACCCTACCAACAGCAACAACAGCATCCTTTTAATAATCCTCGCTTCCCTTTTAATAGCACTAGATCGCACCCTGATGCTCTTAATTTCCCCCAATCACCACCACCGTCTCGATTACCTTCCGATTTTATCGGAGGAGACTTCCAATCTAGGGCTTTGCAGCCAGGGTCATACCATCAGCATCCTCTTGATCCAGATTCTTATCGCCGTCAGTTagatcatcatcatcatcatcatcagccTATGTCTCCTATTAATCCTAGGATTATTGAGGAACATAAACAGCAGCAAAGAGGAGATCTTTCATTTGGTTCGAATTCTAGGGATTTTAGAATTGCTGCATCCAATAATCAAATCAATCACACTGAAGAGGGAATTGAGAATCAGAGATGGGTACGTCGTGGTAGAGAGATTATTAGAGGTGTTCATGATTCTGTTATTAGTGATTCTGATGGAAATCGAAAACGTGAGCATTATAGGAGTAGTAGAGAATTTAATGTTGAGAGTGGTCAGGGAAGTAGTAGAGAGGGTAGTCATGAATTTAGTAGGACTACTCCAAGGAAGCAATTACCAAAAAAAAGTGCTCTTCTTAGGATTCAAAAGCCTACCATTCAAAAGTTTAGGATTAGAGATGATGATAGAGGACATCATTATTCCGCCTATTTTGATCATACTAACTACAGTTCTTCTTTTCGAGGCATTAAGGATAAGGATCAGAATCTGAGCCACCTGGATAGAGAAACTGGAGATCAAGTTAGGGAGGGTAGTACAATGGAGCTTGATGtgtcttttaagtccaattcATTGGTTGCCAAGGCTATTGTCACGCCTTCTGCTGATGTTTCTAATTCGAATTTGCCACCTAGGAATGGAAAATTAAGGAATAAGGATAAGAATAGTTCAAGTTCATCACCAAGTAAAGCCAATGGAGCTACTATAAAATTGGACAATGTTGTTTCAGTTGCCAAAAATACTTCCAGCTCTGACAAGGACCTAAAACAGTCCAAAGAGGAAGTGAAAGTTTCTGTTTCCAGTGGGACAAAAGTCTCTATTGGAAAGAATAAAGGGGAGAGTCCTACTAAGGGTACTGTGTCAAATAAAGGTGGAGCTAATGTTGTTTCAGGCAAAGCATCTTCTTTGAAGGttctaaagaaaaaacttGTGAAGAGACCGGTGAAGAAAGCAATAAACCCAAATCtgtattcttcaagttcaAAGCTAACTAAGAAGAGTGATGGACCTATAATAAAAGATAGCTTTGTCCATGCGCAACCTGCATATTTTCAGCCTGACAAGGAAGCCGCTATAACGTCAGTTAATGTTGTTGATTCACAGCCTTGCACAAATGAAACAAATGTGATGCCTGAGAAATGCAGAGTGGAGGGATGTGCTGAGGCCATGGTATCTGAGAATGGCGCGAGTGCTGGTTTTGGGAGATTATGCTTGCCTAATATCAAGAGAAAGAGGAGCCATTCCACTTCTCCTCTGGGCTCTTCAAGTCTTGAAGAAACCAAAATCAATGAGAATATGGTAAATGATGATTCCACCAATTACTCTCATGCTATCTTAAATACTGACAAGGATTATACTAAATTGCTAAATGAAACTACTGGTTCTGACATTGGTGCCGTCGAAGATGCTGCTAAGCAGCTTTGTCAGAGTGGAGACTCCTTGTTGCTTGAGAATAATGCAGCAAATGGATCTCCTAAATATTTGCTTTCTGCCGAAGGCAATGCTGATTGTGGTTGCTCAAATTCAGTGAAAACTAAAATTCATGAGGGTCCTGCAGGTTCATCTGATATGATTTTAGGTTATGAGTCTGACAATGGCTTAATTAACTTAACAGAGAGAACTACTGTTTTTGACAATGGGATAACTGATGGTGGCTGCAAGCAGCCTTGTACAAATGAGGTCAGTCCATCGATTGAGGATGATATTGTTGATCAATTTGTAAATGGAAGCAGCCAAATCTGGCAAGGAACTTCTGGGGAAATGACAAATGGGATTGTTGCCAGAAGTGCAAGCCCATCCATCGAAGGGGTAGGTACCACTTTTGATTCTAATAATGGCAACCATGTTTCAAGGGAAATTAGTTTGTCCAGTAATGGGGCTAGTATTAGCAAGCAGCCATCTCCAGATAGGGTTGGTATATCATTTGAGAATGTTCCAGTACGAGGATCATTAAGTCGAATGGTTTCTATGGGTGGAAGGGAGGAGGATGATACACTTAACATTGACAAGAGTGATATAAAAGTCAAAAGCTCTGAATTAGATTTTTCAAAGTCAGAGGTGAATGATGTGTATGCAGAGCCTGTAAATATGGTTACCTCTGCTTGGGTGGATACAACCTTAAGATTGTCTTTCAAAGATCCTACTCCAACAGAGTTTATAGTCTCTGGTGATGAACATAGGGATGTTGATCAGCGACCCCATACAGATGGAGCCAATGTTTTAACCCAGAGAAGTTCAATGGACGTTTCAGAGGCTAACATTTCAGTTAGCAGCACTACTAGTGTTTGTCCGAATGCAGGTTTGATACagaatcaaaagaaaagaaaaatcactGGTTCTCAACTGGAAATGTACTGTCCAATGACATCTGATGTGGTTGAAGGACCTATAATTACAGGTATCTCAGTATCAACTGCAGAATTGCCCTGCAATTCTGGTTGCAGTTCTGATTTACCATCTGTGCAAAAGGAGACCACTGCATCACTTAATTGTTCTAGAGTAAGATATGATAGCACTGCGGCTCCATTTAGAGATGTCTTTGAAAAGGATGGTTTGAGGTGTATTTCTTCTTGTTCAACTGCTGAAGAACTGTCTGTCCCAAAAGTGAAATCCGTCTGTCCAACAGGTTTTGAAGGAGAAAAGATTGCAGGTACAACTCCAGTTATGGCTGGGATTAGTCATCAAAATAATTCTATTCATGCAGAAAGCGGTGAGGGAGAAAAAATGGATGTAGATGCTGTAGAAGAGCAACTTATTGTTG is a genomic window of Ricinus communis isolate WT05 ecotype wild-type chromosome 2, ASM1957865v1, whole genome shotgun sequence containing:
- the LOC8270975 gene encoding protein kinase STUNTED, with protein sequence MKMIQHAEKKGGSGCRTVMVGVKLDSESRELLTWAMVKVAQPGDTVIALHVLGNNEIVDREGKSSLLSLVKAFDSVLAVYEGFCNLKQVDLKLKICRGSSIRKILVREAKSYSATNIIVGAARTHHTIRSPTSVAKYCAKKLSKDCLVLAVHNGKVVFQKEGSTAKTGDSHGSEDDQRKGFVNIFHRSISLSKNSKVISESGINEAPKYVVGEGNEQTFHQALVKARPNSLGSIMKQNCTVCGAVGNSLDESCNQSAEKSSGDNGGDNKSLALVPVSKVEGRSSSFRSLIAQVPELKPGWPLLRRAILPGGQASDRSSLRQISVVQWAMRLPSRQLSSSISNLDHKQNGEGQPSLDGESGAIVAVGTDALTIPPSPDHNAKLPIELEGFHEKYSATCRLFQYQELLSATSNFLAEYLVGKGGSSQVYKGCLPDGKELAVKILKPSEDVLKEFVLEIEIITTLNHKNIISLLGFCFEYNKLLLVYDFLSRGSLEENLHGNRKDPLAFNWYERYKVAVGVAEALNYLHTGTAQPVIHRDVKSSNILLSDDFEPQLSDFGLAKWASTSSSHIICTDVAGTFGYLAPEYFMYGKVNEKIDVYAFGVVLLELLSGRKPISNDLPKGQESLVMWAKPILDDGKFCQLLDPSLGDDYDQDQMERMVLAATLCVKRSPRARPQMSLVLKLLHGDAEVTKWARLQVNKVEESDMLDDETCPRSNIQSHLNLAFLDVEDDSLSISSIEQTVSLEDYLQGRCSRSSSFD
- the LOC8270973 gene encoding uncharacterized protein At1g21580 isoform X2, which translates into the protein MENRSGSYFHQTRYGQSNHHHHVIPNSYVHHHNHTHHQSNFQPAPQQFRPPQSQLPPPHLPPHPLPLPPYQQQQQHPFNNPRFPFNSTRSHPDALNFPQSPPPSRLPSDFIGGDFQSRALQPGSYHQHPLDPDSYRRQLDHHHHHHQPMSPINPRIIEEHKQQQRGDLSFGSNSRDFRIAASNNQINHTEEGIENQRWVRRGREIIRGVHDSVISDSDGNRKREHYRSSREFNVESGQGSSREGSHEFSRTTPRKQLPKKSALLRIQKPTIQKFRIRDDDRGHHYSAYFDHTNYSSSFRGIKDKDQNLSHLDRETGDQVREGSTMELDVSFKSNSLVAKAIVTPSADVSNSNLPPRNGKLRNKDKNSSSSSPSKANGATIKLDNVVSVAKNTSSSDKDLKQSKEEVKVSVSSGTKVSIGKNKGESPTKGTVSNKGGANVVSGKASSLKVLKKKLVKRPVKKAINPNLYSSSSKLTKKSDGPIIKDSFVHAQPAYFQPDKEAAITSVNVVDSQPCTNETNVMPEKCRVEGCAEAMVSENGASAGFGRLCLPNIKRKRSHSTSPLGSSSLEETKINENMVNDDSTNYSHAILNTDKDYTKLLNETTGSDIGAVEDAAKQLCQSGDSLLLENNAANGSPKYLLSAEGNADCGCSNSVKTKIHEGPAGSSDMILGYESDNGLINLTERTTVFDNGITDGGCKQPCTNEVSPSIEDDIVDQFVNGSSQIWQGTSGEMTNGIVARSASPSIEGVGTTFDSNNGNHVSREISLSSNGASISKQPSPDRVGISFENVPVRGSLSRMVSMGGREEDDTLNIDKSDIKVKSSELDFSKSEVNDVYAEPVNMVTSAWVDTTLRLSFKDPTPTEFIVSGDEHRDVDQRPHTDGANVLTQRSSMDVSEANISVSSTTSVCPNAGLIQNQKKRKITGSQLEMYCPMTSDVVEGPIITGISVSTAELPCNSGCSSDLPSVQKETTASLNCSRVRYDSTAAPFRDVFEKDGLRCISSCSTAEELSVPKVKSVCPTGFEGEKIAGTTPVMAGISHQNNSIHAESGEGEKMDVDAVEEQLIVDSGTSQCQCPSEVQSLNSDERMPVVNVEDENCLDAKNGLPSASNNLFSLRDCNGTSTTDTSGEAMVLVPDTLPNMDYQETLPDAPSILQSSLSIKQAGGNDEILLGMSATQGGSGISAVTSGSLITEDHAVENANSFGGKATLPSQDTKSSTQTLNAMSKEISGRKSHHNIAAYPGRSSFVFLASTSTAPSNHISKPRTWHRTDSSFAPALPGNKVFSSTVPTKCQLPKKVTKFHNTSYIRKGNSLVRKPTLVAAQPLGSHGLSSSAYWLNSSGKYEVKKNTDTRTGVADPPNFVKSGVGASFERPRTPPLPSSTKISNHPTNSMGDCLSSPLVERLHICAAEAASDPVTSTESNDVLKSSEDTVKVSEKHMFQTGQINNLDCETEQNDGNAVSSNAKSIKYVKRKSNQLIATSNPCSLSMKNSHSTAALPSDGYYKRRKNQLIRTSVENHEKPTASMPDESVNTEGQALHNITSGRSLTKRRSRKVVAKTRKPSKFSSVWTLHSAQSLKDDSHSLHSQKVLPQLLPWKRATSWRSFIPSSAAISINGSSSLISRKLLLLRKRDTVYTRSKHGYSLRKSKEATLAVAEAERKKRERFGASHVDTGTKNRNSSSRKAVHSLKLHPGSDRSNPGVQCIHNYIISSLCSLYLFLCI
- the LOC8270973 gene encoding uncharacterized protein At1g21580 isoform X1; this translates as MENRSGSYFHQTRYGQSNHHHHVIPNSYVHHHNHTHHQSNFQPAPQQFRPPQSQLPPPHLPPHPLPLPPYQQQQQHPFNNPRFPFNSTRSHPDALNFPQSPPPSRLPSDFIGGDFQSRALQPGSYHQHPLDPDSYRRQLDHHHHHHQPMSPINPRIIEEHKQQQRGDLSFGSNSRDFRIAASNNQINHTEEGIENQRWVRRGREIIRGVHDSVISDSDGNRKREHYRSSREFNVESGQGSSREGSHEFSRTTPRKQLPKKSALLRIQKPTIQKFRIRDDDRGHHYSAYFDHTNYSSSFRGIKDKDQNLSHLDRETGDQVREGSTMELDVSFKSNSLVAKAIVTPSADVSNSNLPPRNGKLRNKDKNSSSSSPSKANGATIKLDNVVSVAKNTSSSDKDLKQSKEEVKVSVSSGTKVSIGKNKGESPTKGTVSNKGGANVVSGKASSLKVLKKKLVKRPVKKAINPNLYSSSSKLTKKSDGPIIKDSFVHAQPAYFQPDKEAAITSVNVVDSQPCTNETNVMPEKCRVEGCAEAMVSENGASAGFGRLCLPNIKRKRSHSTSPLGSSSLEETKINENMVNDDSTNYSHAILNTDKDYTKLLNETTGSDIGAVEDAAKQLCQSGDSLLLENNAANGSPKYLLSAEGNADCGCSNSVKTKIHEGPAGSSDMILGYESDNGLINLTERTTVFDNGITDGGCKQPCTNEVSPSIEDDIVDQFVNGSSQIWQGTSGEMTNGIVARSASPSIEGVGTTFDSNNGNHVSREISLSSNGASISKQPSPDRVGISFENVPVRGSLSRMVSMGGREEDDTLNIDKSDIKVKSSELDFSKSEVNDVYAEPVNMVTSAWVDTTLRLSFKDPTPTEFIVSGDEHRDVDQRPHTDGANVLTQRSSMDVSEANISVSSTTSVCPNAGLIQNQKKRKITGSQLEMYCPMTSDVVEGPIITGISVSTAELPCNSGCSSDLPSVQKETTASLNCSRVRYDSTAAPFRDVFEKDGLRCISSCSTAEELSVPKVKSVCPTGFEGEKIAGTTPVMAGISHQNNSIHAESGEGEKMDVDAVEEQLIVDSGTSQCQCPSEVQSLNSDERMPVVNVEDENCLDAKNGLPSASNNLFSLRDCNGTSTTDTSGEAMVLVPDTLPNMDYQETLPDAPSILQSSLSIKQAGGNDEILLGMSATQGGSGISAVTSGSLITEDHAVENANSFGGKATLPSQDTKSSTQTLNAMSKEISGRKSHHNIAAYPGRSSFVFLASTSTAPSNHISKPRTWHRTDSSFAPALPGNKVFSSTVPTKCQLPKKVTKFHNTSYIRKGNSLVRKPTLVAAQPLGSHGLSSSAYWLNSSGKYEVKKNTDTRTGVADPPNFVKSGVGASFERPRTPPLPSSTKISNHPTNSMGDCLSSPLVERLHICAAEAASDPVTSTESNDVLKSSEDTVKVSEKHMFQTGQINNLDCETEQNDGNAVSSNAKSIKYVKRKSNQLIATSNPCSLSMKNSHSTAALPSDGYYKRRKNQLIRTSVENHEKPTASMPDESVNTEGQALHNITSGRSLTKRRSRKVVAKTRKPSKFSSVWTLHSAQSLKDDSHSLHSQKVLPQLLPWKRATSWRSFIPSSAAISINGSSSLISRKLLLLRKRDTVYTRSKHGYSLRKSKVLSVGGSSLKWSKSIERQSKKANEEATLAVAEAERKKRERFGASHVDTGTKNRNSSSRKAVHSLKLHPGERIFRIGSVRYKMDSSRRTLQRISDDESSHLAALQTEKDAKRYYVPRRLVIGKDEYVRIGNGNQLVRDPKKRTRILASEKVRWSLHTARSRLARKRKYCQFFTRFGKCNKDDGKCPYIHDSSKIAVCTKFLNGLCFNPVCKLTHKVIPERMPDCSYFLQGLCSNENCPYRHVHVNPNASTCEGFLRGYCNDGNECQKKHSYVCPTYEATGSCPEGSKCKLHHPKIRIKGRKSKQLREKKNSRGRYFGSMHVNISEPGTAVSEKHSVQENDNFCFEGSISDYISLDVSDEAEENSNPADKQTSLCDSDALDLELVDLDELIKPIRIMNT